From the Cupriavidus necator N-1 genome, one window contains:
- a CDS encoding LysR substrate-binding domain-containing protein encodes MEFRHLRYFLVLAEELHFGRAARRLAISQPPLSLNIQQLEASVGARLFDRDSRGVRLTAAGRAFRESAMALLAQAEAARVLAREIEAGAVGRLRVGFVGSMLYRGLPQTLRGFQAAYPGIQVALTELNSQEQIDALLHDELDAAFIHTGRVPDTLQATLVHSEPFVCCLPADHALAALPELPLAALRGEPFVLFSRKASPDYYSRIFDMCAAQGFYPQIRHEVRHWLSVVSLVSQGMGVAVVPAALARSGMAGAAFRPLADAAVRSEVYCAWKTAPDHPARDHFVGMVREMTAAAQGSHKEKATGR; translated from the coding sequence ATGGAATTCCGCCACCTGCGTTACTTCCTCGTGCTGGCCGAGGAACTGCACTTCGGCCGGGCCGCGCGCCGGCTTGCCATTTCCCAGCCGCCGCTGTCGCTCAATATCCAGCAGCTGGAGGCCTCGGTCGGGGCCCGGCTGTTCGACCGCGACAGCCGCGGGGTGCGGCTGACCGCGGCCGGGCGGGCCTTCCGCGAATCGGCCATGGCGCTGCTGGCGCAGGCCGAGGCGGCGCGGGTGCTGGCACGCGAGATCGAAGCGGGCGCAGTCGGGCGGCTGCGGGTGGGCTTTGTCGGCTCGATGCTGTATCGCGGGCTGCCGCAGACGCTGCGCGGGTTCCAGGCGGCCTATCCCGGCATTCAGGTGGCGCTGACCGAGCTCAACTCACAGGAGCAGATCGACGCGCTGCTGCACGACGAGCTCGACGCCGCCTTTATCCACACCGGCCGCGTGCCGGACACGCTGCAGGCGACGCTGGTGCACAGCGAACCCTTTGTCTGCTGCCTGCCGGCCGACCATGCGCTGGCCGCGCTCCCGGAGTTGCCGCTGGCGGCATTGCGCGGCGAGCCGTTCGTGCTGTTCTCGCGCAAGGCCTCGCCGGACTACTACAGCCGCATCTTCGACATGTGCGCGGCGCAGGGCTTCTATCCGCAGATCCGGCATGAAGTCCGGCACTGGCTGTCGGTGGTGTCGCTGGTGTCGCAGGGGATGGGCGTGGCGGTGGTGCCCGCGGCGCTGGCGCGCTCCGGCATGGCCGGAGCCGCGTTCCGGCCGCTGGCAGACGCGGCGGTGCGCTCGGAGGTCTACTGCGCGTGGAAGACGGCGCCGGACCATCCGGCGCGCGATCACTTTGTCGGCATGGTGCGGGAGATGACAGCCGCCGCGCAGGGCAGCCACAAAGAAAAAGCCACCGGCCGATAG
- a CDS encoding DUF6587 family protein: protein MSLYHAIETLLVPLIVLACAVQVIARYAPRTRERVKAALAARLGGSAAAGWRARLARWLAPQAAAGCASGCDDGGCNTCGSNTANTTSGAQGQTAEQVVRFVRKR from the coding sequence ATGTCCCTCTACCACGCCATCGAAACGCTGCTGGTCCCGCTGATCGTGCTGGCGTGCGCGGTGCAGGTGATCGCGCGCTACGCGCCGCGCACGCGCGAGCGCGTCAAGGCGGCACTCGCCGCGCGCCTGGGCGGCAGCGCCGCCGCCGGCTGGCGCGCCCGGCTGGCGCGCTGGCTGGCCCCGCAGGCCGCCGCGGGCTGTGCCAGCGGCTGCGACGACGGCGGCTGCAATACCTGCGGATCCAACACCGCCAACACCACCTCCGGCGCGCAGGGCCAGACTGCCGAACAGGTGGTTCGCTTCGTGCGCAAGCGCTGA
- a CDS encoding CaiB/BaiF CoA transferase family protein, with product MTQTSPGALAGIRVVDLSRILGGPYCGQILGDHGADVLKIEPPQGDDTRTWGPPFKDGVASYYFGLNRNKRVMRLDLTADADREVLLVLLAEADVLVENFKTGTMEKWGLGYDTLSARFPRLVHCRVSGFGADGPLGGLPGYDAAIQAMSGIMSINGEADGDPLRVGLPVVDMVTGLNAVIGVLLALQERARSGRGQFVEAALYDSGLSLLHPHAANWFMSGKTPQRTGNAHPNIYPYDTVATATDPIFLAVGNDRQFRILCEHLRLPALADDERYGTAGARSVNRVALKAELEARLREFDGKVLADELVAAGVPCAPVLSVADALQHPHTQHREMVVEMEGGYQGLGAPVKLSRTPATYRYAPLTEGDEFLD from the coding sequence ATGACCCAAACCAGCCCCGGCGCGCTCGCCGGCATCCGCGTGGTCGACCTGTCGCGCATCCTGGGCGGCCCATACTGCGGCCAGATCCTGGGCGACCACGGCGCCGACGTGCTCAAGATCGAACCGCCGCAAGGCGACGACACCCGCACCTGGGGGCCGCCGTTCAAGGACGGCGTGGCGTCTTACTACTTCGGCCTGAACCGCAACAAGCGCGTGATGCGGCTGGACCTGACCGCCGACGCGGATCGTGAGGTCCTGCTTGTGCTGCTGGCCGAGGCTGACGTGCTGGTCGAGAACTTCAAGACCGGCACCATGGAGAAGTGGGGGCTGGGCTACGACACGTTGTCCGCGCGCTTCCCTCGGCTGGTCCATTGCCGCGTATCCGGCTTCGGCGCCGATGGCCCGCTGGGCGGCCTGCCCGGCTACGACGCCGCCATCCAGGCCATGTCCGGCATCATGAGCATCAACGGCGAGGCCGATGGCGATCCGCTGCGCGTGGGTTTGCCGGTGGTGGACATGGTGACCGGCCTGAACGCCGTGATCGGCGTGCTGCTGGCACTGCAGGAGCGCGCGCGCAGCGGGCGCGGCCAGTTCGTCGAGGCCGCGCTCTATGACTCCGGCCTGTCGCTGCTGCATCCGCATGCGGCCAACTGGTTCATGAGCGGCAAGACGCCGCAGCGCACCGGCAATGCGCATCCCAACATCTACCCGTACGACACGGTGGCGACCGCCACGGACCCGATCTTCCTGGCGGTGGGCAACGACCGGCAGTTCCGCATCCTGTGCGAGCACCTGCGGCTGCCTGCGCTGGCCGATGACGAGCGCTATGGCACGGCGGGCGCGCGCTCGGTGAACCGCGTGGCGCTGAAGGCGGAGCTGGAAGCCAGGCTGCGCGAGTTCGATGGCAAGGTGCTGGCCGACGAACTGGTGGCAGCAGGCGTGCCCTGCGCGCCGGTGCTGTCCGTGGCCGATGCCTTGCAGCATCCGCATACGCAGCACCGCGAGATGGTGGTGGAGATGGAAGGTGGCTACCAGGGGCTGGGTGCGCCGGTCAAGCTGAGCCGGACGCCGGCGACATACAGGTATGCGCCGCTCACCGAAGGGGACGAGTTCCTGGATTAG
- a CDS encoding Bug family tripartite tricarboxylate transporter substrate binding protein: MKLWHRVAAIAACSLCIAPAFAQKDFPSKPIMMVVTYPPGGPTDAMARTLAAALKTSLGQPVVVENRAGAGGNIGAEVVARAEPDGYTLMFGTSAPLAINVSLYRKINYDPVKSFAPVIQIGQLPNVLVVNPSVPAKNVTELIAYGKAHPGKLTYASSGNGASSHLAGVLFNNVTGTDFQHIPYKGTGPALNDLLGGQVSMTFTDVLTAMPFIKSGKVRALGVTTKARSQALPDVPTVAEQGVPGFDVSVFFGVVAPAGTPPEVIGKLNRAFADALKQPEVRKTLQAQGLEFAPSTTPEQLGGFVKAEVGKWRAVVQKSGAQLD, translated from the coding sequence ATGAAACTCTGGCACCGCGTAGCGGCCATCGCCGCCTGCTCGCTCTGTATCGCCCCCGCCTTCGCGCAGAAGGACTTTCCGTCCAAGCCGATCATGATGGTCGTCACCTACCCGCCGGGCGGCCCTACCGATGCCATGGCGCGCACGCTTGCCGCCGCGCTCAAGACCAGCCTGGGCCAGCCGGTGGTGGTGGAGAACCGCGCCGGCGCCGGCGGCAATATCGGCGCCGAGGTGGTGGCGCGCGCCGAGCCCGACGGCTACACGCTGATGTTCGGCACCTCCGCGCCGCTGGCGATCAATGTGAGCCTGTACCGCAAGATCAACTACGACCCGGTCAAGAGCTTCGCGCCGGTGATCCAGATCGGCCAGCTGCCCAATGTGCTGGTGGTCAACCCGTCCGTGCCGGCGAAGAACGTCACGGAGCTGATCGCCTATGGCAAGGCGCACCCGGGCAAGCTGACCTATGCCTCGTCCGGCAACGGCGCGTCGTCGCACTTGGCCGGGGTGCTGTTCAACAACGTCACCGGCACCGACTTCCAGCACATCCCGTACAAGGGCACCGGCCCCGCACTGAACGACCTGCTGGGCGGGCAGGTCAGCATGACCTTCACCGACGTGCTCACCGCGATGCCCTTCATCAAGAGCGGCAAGGTGCGCGCGCTGGGCGTCACCACCAAGGCGCGCTCGCAGGCGCTGCCGGATGTGCCGACCGTGGCCGAGCAGGGCGTGCCAGGCTTCGATGTATCGGTGTTCTTCGGCGTGGTCGCACCCGCCGGCACGCCGCCCGAAGTGATCGGCAAGCTCAACCGTGCCTTTGCCGATGCGCTCAAGCAGCCCGAGGTGCGCAAGACCCTGCAGGCGCAGGGCCTGGAGTTCGCGCCGTCGACCACGCCCGAGCAGCTTGGCGGCTTCGTCAAGGCCGAGGTCGGCAAGTGGCGCGCCGTGGTGCAGAAGTCCGGCGCCCAGCTTGACTGA
- a CDS encoding FeoA family protein produces MRLSELPRRTPAVVQSVDDATPGDPVARRLRELGFVPGEAVQIIAYGPFGMDPLVAQVGFTRFALRRSEASRIGVEVASASVTSIAPATQGGDQTAKPSAKRTA; encoded by the coding sequence ATGCGGTTGTCTGAACTTCCACGGCGCACGCCCGCCGTTGTGCAATCGGTGGACGACGCCACCCCGGGAGACCCGGTCGCGCGCCGCCTGCGCGAACTGGGCTTCGTCCCCGGTGAAGCCGTGCAGATCATCGCCTACGGCCCCTTCGGCATGGACCCGCTGGTGGCGCAGGTAGGCTTCACCCGCTTTGCGCTGCGCCGCTCGGAAGCGTCGCGCATCGGCGTAGAGGTCGCCAGCGCCTCGGTCACCAGCATCGCCCCCGCCACGCAGGGCGGCGACCAGACCGCCAAACCGTCCGCAAAACGGACTGCCTGA
- the leuA gene encoding 2-isopropylmalate synthase gives MLSNPATKYQPAATVDIPDRTWPGRTITRAPRWMSTDLRDGNQALIEPMNPARKLRFFEQLVKIGLKEIEVAFPAASQTDFDFVRMLIEEQRIPDDVNIVVLTQSREDLIRRTVQSVRGAARATVHLYNPIAPAWRRIVFNASREEIKEVAVSGTRLIKALTDAMPGTAWTYEYSPETFSLAELDFSLEVSDAVSAAWQAGPGRPMILNLPTTVECSTPNVFADQIEWMHRRLARREHIALSVHPHNDRGTAVAAAELALMAGADRVEGCLFGNGERTGNVDLVTLALNLYTQGVAPGLDFSDIDAVRQCVEHCNQLPVHPRHPYVGDLVFTAFSGSHQDAIRKGFAQQQPDSIWEVPYLPIDPADLGRSYDAVIRVNSQSGKGGMAYLLEQVHGIYMPRRLQIEFSRAVQAMTDDTGLEASADDLYGLFQREYLAQQTPLRYVSHQLVSDSGGATEIEVQMVRDGKQRSVRGTGNGPIDAFVNALDLPVRVMDYHEHAMTAGADARAACYVEVRVGDSPTGFGAGIDANLVTASLRAVISGVNRHLQAGFGVAQASQSAEAAEA, from the coding sequence ATGCTCAGCAATCCCGCCACCAAGTACCAGCCCGCCGCTACCGTCGACATCCCTGACCGCACTTGGCCCGGCCGCACCATCACGCGCGCACCGCGCTGGATGAGCACCGACCTGCGCGACGGCAACCAGGCCCTGATCGAGCCGATGAACCCGGCGCGCAAGCTGCGCTTCTTCGAGCAACTGGTGAAGATCGGCCTGAAGGAAATCGAAGTCGCATTCCCCGCCGCCTCGCAGACCGATTTCGACTTCGTGCGCATGCTGATCGAAGAGCAGCGCATCCCCGACGACGTCAACATCGTGGTGCTGACGCAATCGCGCGAAGACCTGATCCGCCGCACCGTCCAGTCCGTGCGCGGCGCAGCGCGGGCCACGGTGCACCTGTACAACCCGATCGCACCGGCCTGGCGGCGCATTGTCTTCAATGCCTCGCGTGAAGAGATCAAGGAAGTCGCGGTCTCGGGCACGCGCCTGATCAAGGCGCTGACCGATGCCATGCCCGGGACGGCATGGACCTATGAGTATTCACCCGAGACTTTCAGCCTGGCCGAGCTCGACTTCTCGCTGGAAGTCAGCGACGCCGTCTCTGCCGCCTGGCAGGCCGGCCCGGGCCGGCCGATGATCCTGAACCTGCCGACCACAGTCGAATGCAGCACGCCCAACGTGTTCGCCGACCAGATCGAATGGATGCACCGCCGCCTGGCACGGCGCGAACACATCGCGCTGTCAGTGCACCCGCACAACGACCGTGGCACCGCGGTGGCCGCCGCGGAACTGGCGCTGATGGCAGGCGCGGACCGCGTCGAAGGCTGCCTGTTCGGCAACGGCGAGCGCACCGGCAATGTCGACCTGGTGACGCTGGCGCTCAACCTCTATACGCAGGGCGTGGCGCCCGGACTGGACTTCTCCGATATCGACGCGGTGCGCCAGTGCGTGGAGCACTGCAACCAGCTGCCGGTGCATCCGCGCCACCCGTATGTGGGCGACCTGGTGTTCACCGCGTTCTCGGGCTCGCACCAGGATGCGATCCGCAAGGGCTTTGCGCAGCAGCAGCCGGACAGCATCTGGGAAGTGCCCTACCTGCCGATCGACCCGGCCGATCTCGGCCGCAGCTATGACGCAGTGATCCGCGTCAACAGCCAGTCCGGCAAGGGCGGCATGGCCTACCTGCTGGAGCAGGTGCATGGCATCTACATGCCGCGCCGCCTGCAGATCGAATTCAGCCGCGCAGTGCAGGCCATGACCGACGACACCGGGCTTGAGGCAAGTGCCGATGATCTTTATGGTTTGTTCCAACGCGAGTACCTCGCGCAGCAGACACCGCTGCGCTATGTATCGCACCAGCTGGTGTCTGACAGCGGCGGCGCCACGGAGATCGAAGTGCAGATGGTGCGCGACGGCAAGCAGCGCAGCGTGCGCGGCACCGGCAACGGGCCCATCGATGCCTTCGTCAATGCGCTGGACTTGCCGGTACGCGTGATGGACTACCACGAGCATGCAATGACCGCCGGCGCCGATGCGCGCGCGGCCTGCTATGTGGAAGTGCGCGTGGGCGATTCGCCGACAGGGTTCGGCGCCGGCATCGACGCCAATCTGGTCACGGCCTCGCTGCGCGCGGTGATCTCGGGCGTGAACCGGCACCTGCAGGCCGGCTTTGGCGTGGCGCAAGCCTCGCAGTCAGCAGAGGCCGCCGAGGCCTGA
- a CDS encoding lactate permease LctP family transporter: MQPWTQLYTPLGSLWLSSLAAAIPILFFFIALAVWRMKGHVAAAVTLLLALAVAIFAYGMPAQQALASAGFGFAYGLWPIAWIIVTAVFLYKIVVKTGQFDVIRASVLSITDDQRLQMLLIGFAFGAFLEGAAGFGAPVAITAALLVGLGFNPLYAAGLCLIANTAPVAFGAMGIPIIVAGQVTGIDPFHIGAMAGRQLPLLSLLVPFWLVFMMDGAKGVRETWPAALVCGGCFAVTQYFTSNHIGPELPDITSALVSLVSLAAFLKVWQPRGASQRAGGNVSGGTVALAGFGGGFGGAMSGRKASPYTLAQTLRAWAPFGILTAIVTVWSLQPFKALFAANGALAGTVLKFKIPGLDQMVIKAAPIVATPKAYDAVLKLDLLSAVGTAILLTALISAVLLRMKPRMLLATFAETLVELARPVLSIGLVLAFAFVANYSGMSSTLALLLAGTGAAFPFFSPFLGWLGVFLTGSDTSSNALFCALQNTTAHQIGVSDTLLVAANTTGGVTAKMISPQSIAVACAATGLVGKESELFRFTVRHSLLFAVIIGIMTVVQAYLLPGMIPG, from the coding sequence GTGCAACCCTGGACCCAACTCTATACGCCGCTGGGCAGCCTGTGGCTGTCGTCGCTGGCGGCAGCCATTCCCATCCTGTTCTTCTTCATTGCGCTGGCCGTCTGGCGCATGAAGGGCCATGTCGCCGCGGCCGTGACGCTGCTATTGGCGCTGGCCGTGGCGATCTTCGCCTACGGCATGCCCGCGCAGCAGGCGCTGGCCTCGGCCGGCTTCGGCTTTGCCTATGGGCTGTGGCCGATTGCATGGATCATCGTGACCGCGGTGTTCCTCTACAAGATCGTGGTCAAGACCGGCCAGTTCGACGTGATCCGCGCCTCGGTGCTGTCGATCACCGACGACCAGCGCCTGCAGATGCTGCTGATCGGCTTTGCCTTCGGCGCCTTCCTGGAAGGCGCCGCGGGCTTCGGCGCGCCGGTGGCGATCACCGCGGCGCTGCTGGTGGGCCTGGGCTTCAACCCGCTGTATGCGGCGGGCCTGTGCCTGATCGCCAATACCGCGCCGGTGGCGTTTGGCGCGATGGGGATCCCCATCATCGTGGCCGGGCAGGTGACGGGCATCGATCCCTTCCATATCGGCGCGATGGCCGGCCGCCAGCTGCCGCTGTTGTCGCTGCTGGTGCCGTTCTGGCTGGTGTTCATGATGGACGGCGCCAAAGGCGTGCGCGAAACGTGGCCGGCGGCGCTGGTGTGCGGCGGCTGCTTTGCCGTGACGCAGTACTTCACGTCCAACCATATCGGGCCCGAACTGCCGGACATCACTTCGGCGCTGGTCAGCCTGGTGTCGCTGGCCGCGTTCCTGAAGGTATGGCAGCCGCGCGGCGCGTCGCAGCGCGCCGGTGGCAATGTCAGCGGCGGCACCGTCGCGCTGGCCGGCTTCGGCGGCGGCTTCGGCGGCGCGATGTCCGGGCGCAAGGCGTCGCCCTACACCCTGGCGCAGACGCTGCGCGCGTGGGCGCCGTTCGGCATCCTGACCGCCATCGTCACCGTGTGGAGCCTGCAGCCGTTCAAGGCGCTGTTCGCAGCCAACGGCGCGCTGGCGGGCACGGTGCTGAAGTTCAAGATCCCGGGGCTGGACCAGATGGTAATCAAGGCCGCGCCGATCGTGGCCACGCCCAAGGCCTATGACGCGGTGCTGAAGCTCGACCTGCTCTCCGCCGTCGGCACCGCCATCCTGCTGACCGCGCTGATCTCGGCGGTGCTGCTGCGCATGAAGCCGCGCATGCTGCTGGCTACCTTTGCCGAGACCCTGGTGGAACTGGCGCGCCCGGTGCTGTCAATCGGCCTGGTGCTGGCGTTCGCCTTTGTCGCCAACTACTCCGGCATGTCGTCGACACTGGCGCTGCTGCTGGCCGGCACCGGCGCGGCGTTCCCGTTCTTCTCGCCGTTCCTGGGCTGGCTGGGGGTGTTCCTGACTGGTTCTGACACTTCGTCCAACGCGCTGTTCTGCGCGCTGCAGAACACCACGGCGCATCAGATCGGCGTGTCGGACACGCTGCTGGTCGCCGCCAACACCACCGGCGGCGTCACGGCCAAGATGATCTCGCCGCAATCGATCGCCGTGGCCTGCGCGGCGACCGGGCTGGTGGGCAAGGAGTCGGAGCTGTTCCGCTTCACGGTCAGGCACAGCCTGCTGTTTGCCGTGATCATCGGCATCATGACGGTGGTGCAGGCTTACCTGTTGCCGGGGATGATTCCGGGGTGA
- a CDS encoding LutB/LldF family L-lactate oxidation iron-sulfur protein → MSQHTLNFVPPQDFKARAREALDDPKLRQSFRGAMDFLQGKRLAQFPDADELERLRDLGEAVRQHALANLPDLLVQLEAKLTAAGVQVHWAENADEANAIIHRIAASKQAQRVIKGKSMASEEIELNHYLAERGVDCIESDMGEYIVQLAGEKPSHIVMPAIHKTKGDIAQLFQAHIPDTPYTEDVDALIQTGRRALRQAFVEADIGLSGVNFAAADTGTLWLVENEGNGRLSTTVPDVHIAIMGMEKVVARLEHIVPLSTLLTRSATGQAITTYFNLISGPRRAGERDGPREVHLVLLDNGRTQAYADTQLRATLQCIRCGACMNHCPVYTRIGGHAYGTTYPGPIGKIISPHLLGLDATADLATASSLCGACGEVCPVRIPIPQLLVRLRTEANRDPEEQVANPLRGQGAKYSRGEHLVWRFWSGAYSHPATYRLFRWAATRLRALTPSKQMGWTQHRTPLKPAAKSLADLLKEKGQPE, encoded by the coding sequence ATGAGCCAGCACACACTCAATTTTGTTCCGCCGCAGGACTTCAAGGCACGCGCCCGCGAGGCGCTGGACGATCCCAAGCTGCGCCAGAGCTTCCGCGGCGCGATGGACTTCCTGCAGGGCAAGCGCCTGGCGCAGTTCCCCGACGCGGATGAGCTGGAACGCCTGCGCGACCTGGGCGAGGCGGTGCGCCAGCACGCGCTGGCCAACCTGCCGGACCTGCTGGTGCAGCTGGAGGCAAAGCTCACCGCCGCCGGCGTGCAGGTGCACTGGGCCGAGAACGCCGACGAAGCCAACGCGATCATCCACCGCATCGCGGCATCGAAGCAGGCGCAGCGCGTGATCAAGGGCAAGTCGATGGCCAGCGAGGAAATCGAGCTGAACCATTACCTGGCCGAGCGCGGCGTGGACTGCATCGAGTCGGACATGGGCGAGTACATCGTCCAGCTGGCCGGCGAGAAGCCCTCGCATATCGTGATGCCGGCGATCCACAAGACCAAGGGCGATATCGCGCAGCTATTCCAGGCGCATATCCCCGACACGCCCTATACCGAGGATGTCGACGCGCTGATCCAGACCGGCCGCCGTGCGCTGCGCCAAGCCTTTGTCGAAGCGGATATCGGCCTGTCCGGCGTGAACTTCGCCGCCGCCGACACCGGCACGCTGTGGCTGGTGGAGAACGAGGGCAACGGCCGGCTTTCCACCACCGTGCCCGACGTGCATATCGCCATCATGGGCATGGAGAAGGTCGTGGCCCGGCTGGAGCACATCGTGCCGCTGTCCACGCTGCTGACGCGCTCGGCCACCGGGCAGGCCATCACCACCTACTTCAACCTGATCTCAGGGCCGCGCCGCGCGGGCGAGCGCGATGGCCCGCGCGAGGTCCACCTGGTGCTGCTCGACAACGGCCGCACCCAGGCCTATGCCGACACGCAGCTGCGCGCCACGCTGCAATGCATCCGCTGCGGCGCGTGCATGAACCACTGCCCGGTCTACACGCGCATCGGCGGCCACGCCTACGGCACGACCTATCCCGGCCCCATCGGCAAGATCATCTCGCCACACCTGCTGGGGCTGGACGCCACCGCCGACCTGGCCACCGCGTCGAGCCTGTGCGGCGCCTGCGGCGAGGTATGCCCGGTACGCATCCCGATCCCGCAACTGCTGGTGCGCCTGCGCACCGAGGCGAACCGCGATCCGGAAGAGCAGGTCGCCAACCCGCTGCGCGGCCAGGGCGCGAAGTACAGCCGCGGCGAGCACCTGGTGTGGCGCTTCTGGAGCGGCGCGTATTCGCACCCGGCGACGTACCGGCTGTTCCGCTGGGCCGCCACGCGGCTGCGCGCGCTGACGCCGTCGAAGCAGATGGGCTGGACGCAGCACCGCACGCCGCTGAAGCCGGCGGCGAAGAGCCTGGCGGATTTGCTGAAGGAGAAGGGACAGCCGGAGTAG
- the feoB gene encoding ferrous iron transport protein B: MSAAPSTSALRIALVGNPNCGKTALFNRLTGSRQKVANYAGVTVERKEGYFVSPAGRQVRILDLPGAYSLHAASLDEAITRDVCLGMRAGEQRPDLLVSVVDATNLRLHLRFVLELRRLGLPMVVVLNMSDAAARRGIRIDRDKLSAALGVPVVSTVAVKHDGAAALVSLLDDTLPPAPPATPEPANDIDVHAEVNRLLAAAVSMPARTAALDDRLDRIVLHPVIGLLLLAVLLFLMFQAVFSWAQPLMDGIEGGVHWAGEMLGAHLPDGMLKSLLVDGLIAGLGSVVVFLPQILILFLFILTLEESGYLPRAAFLLDRLMMGAGLSGRSFIPLLSSFACAIPGIMATRTIQDPRDRLTTILVAPLMTCSARLPVYALLIGAFIPERTVMGLFNLQGLVLFALYVAGIVSALVVAYALKFFRRDRTDHPLLMELPSYRIPNPRDVAIGLWERARIFLSRVGKVILALTVLLWFLSTFPSAPVGATAPAIDYSFAGMIGHALQKVFAPVGFNWQICIALVPGLAAREVAVGALATVYALSGSEEAVATQLAPMISAQWSLATALSLLAWYVFAPQCISTLAVIRRETDSWKVMALSAAYLTGLAYLAAFVTYRVALMFS, encoded by the coding sequence ATGTCTGCAGCTCCTTCCACTTCTGCCCTGCGCATTGCGCTGGTCGGCAATCCCAATTGCGGCAAGACCGCACTGTTCAACCGCCTGACCGGCAGCCGCCAGAAGGTGGCCAACTATGCGGGCGTGACCGTCGAGCGCAAGGAAGGCTACTTCGTGTCGCCGGCGGGGCGCCAGGTGCGCATCCTGGATCTGCCGGGCGCCTACAGCCTGCACGCGGCCAGCCTCGATGAAGCCATCACGCGCGATGTCTGCCTGGGCATGCGCGCCGGCGAGCAGCGCCCGGACCTGCTGGTGTCGGTGGTCGATGCGACCAACCTGCGCCTGCACCTGCGCTTCGTGCTGGAACTGCGCCGCCTGGGCCTGCCCATGGTGGTGGTGCTCAATATGAGCGACGCCGCCGCGCGGCGCGGCATCCGGATCGACCGCGACAAGCTATCGGCCGCGCTCGGCGTACCGGTGGTCAGCACCGTGGCGGTGAAGCACGACGGTGCCGCGGCGCTGGTCAGCCTGCTCGACGACACCCTGCCGCCGGCCCCGCCGGCCACGCCGGAACCCGCCAACGACATTGACGTGCATGCCGAGGTCAACCGCCTGCTGGCGGCCGCGGTGAGCATGCCGGCGCGCACCGCCGCGCTGGATGACCGCCTCGACCGCATCGTGCTGCATCCGGTGATCGGCCTGCTGCTGCTGGCGGTGCTGCTGTTCCTGATGTTCCAGGCCGTGTTCTCCTGGGCCCAGCCATTGATGGACGGCATCGAGGGCGGCGTGCACTGGGCCGGCGAGATGCTGGGTGCCCACCTGCCCGACGGCATGCTCAAGAGCCTGCTGGTCGACGGCCTGATCGCTGGCCTGGGCAGCGTAGTGGTGTTCCTGCCGCAGATCCTGATCCTGTTTCTGTTCATCCTGACGCTGGAGGAATCCGGCTACCTGCCGCGCGCGGCCTTCCTGCTGGACCGCCTGATGATGGGCGCGGGGCTGTCGGGGCGCTCGTTCATCCCGCTGCTGTCCAGCTTTGCCTGCGCCATCCCCGGCATCATGGCCACCCGCACCATCCAGGATCCGCGCGACCGGCTCACCACCATCCTGGTGGCGCCGCTGATGACCTGCTCGGCACGGCTGCCGGTGTATGCGCTGCTGATCGGCGCCTTCATCCCCGAACGCACCGTGATGGGCCTGTTCAACCTGCAGGGGCTGGTGCTGTTCGCGCTGTACGTGGCGGGCATCGTCAGCGCGCTGGTGGTGGCCTACGCGCTCAAGTTCTTCCGCCGCGACCGCACCGACCATCCGCTGCTGATGGAGCTGCCGTCGTACCGCATCCCCAATCCGCGCGACGTGGCCATCGGCCTGTGGGAGCGTGCCCGCATCTTCCTGTCGCGGGTGGGCAAGGTGATCCTGGCGCTGACGGTGCTGCTGTGGTTCCTGTCGACCTTCCCGTCCGCGCCCGTGGGCGCGACCGCGCCGGCCATCGACTACAGCTTTGCCGGCATGATCGGCCATGCGCTGCAGAAGGTGTTCGCACCGGTGGGCTTCAACTGGCAGATCTGCATCGCGCTCGTGCCGGGCCTGGCCGCGCGCGAGGTGGCCGTGGGCGCGCTGGCAACCGTCTATGCGCTGTCGGGCAGCGAAGAGGCCGTGGCCACGCAGCTGGCGCCGATGATCTCCGCGCAATGGTCGCTGGCCACCGCGCTGTCGCTGCTGGCCTGGTACGTGTTCGCACCGCAGTGCATCTCCACGCTGGCAGTGATCCGGCGCGAGACCGACTCGTGGAAGGTAATGGCGCTGTCGGCGGCCTACCTGACCGGGCTGGCTTACCTGGCGGCCTTCGTGACCTACCGCGTCGCGCTGATGTTCAGCTGA